A single window of Pungitius pungitius chromosome 20, fPunPun2.1, whole genome shotgun sequence DNA harbors:
- the dse gene encoding dermatan-sulfate epimerase isoform X1 → MRTHTRGAPTVFLIGLLWPLLAAAAAAAEVDPSGGIPFMGGNYNGHPMLYFNRGDVEQLQYAATGTHRDMAKRIRDAGETMLEQPEMYLPPWSPAEFSARWNEVYGNNLGVLSMFCVLYPHRAGALDLAKDYMERMAAQPSWLVKDAPWDEVPLAHSLVGFATAYDFLYEYLNKGQQERFLQVIGNASRLMYEKSYVRGWGFQYLHNHQPTNCVALLTGSLVYMTQGYLQEAYLWTKQVLSIMEKSMVLLQDVTDGSLYEGVAYGTYTTRSLFQYMFLVQRHFSISHFDHPWLLKHFAFLYRTILPGFQRTVAIADSNYNWFYGPESQLVFLDRYVLRNGSGNWLADVIHQNRVVEGPGQAGKGQRWCTLHTEFIWYDPELIAKPPPDFGTSQLHYFEDWGVVTYGSALPADTNRTFLSFKSGKLGGRAIFDIVHRNKYKEWIKGWRNFNAGHEHPDQNTFTFAPNGVPFVTEALYGPKYTLLNNALLFSSALPGSCFKPWAGQVTEACDSKWLKYKAGLAADAEGRVEAAMERQGMVFIRGEGQSAYNPELRIRNFQRNLLLLHPQLLLLVDHIHLHPDSPTRAMSAFFHNTELPFTGTKVDGVHGAFASRGEDRYKMFWMDDTGYSSKAVLGYWNYPRGYPYNGSNYVNVTMPLRYPHTRVAYIFVGPGVEVQSFSLRGDDQRVDIYLATKDHMYTIYLLTGELTSKPLFAMVLMDHKKIVFEKGAGAEDSSPAEVEEYVNVMEDNLQHVKPVFQQMERHILGRVLNTANFRKTAERLLQFTDKRKTEEVIEKMFAMSKKQGKGTAGRKVNLGETLSESLPDIFAQIEVNEKKARQRTSKRTYEDSPEEGEGAFAEYADGRKNRKGAFVKGRRFKEVHMVATAESEGLSSTASYIRLFLLLNTATFFLLLAVLLTRFQRGRSLHTQRCFYTILLIDCFILLYLYSSCSHTQC, encoded by the exons ATGAGAACCCACACCCGCGGGGCCCCCACAGTCTTCTTAATAGGCCTACTGTGGCCCCTGCTCGCCGCGGCGGCTGCAGCAGCGGAAGTGGACCCCAGCGGAGGAATCCCCTTCATGGGGGGCAACTACAATGGTCACCCAATGCTGTACTTCAACCGGGGGGATGTGGAGCAGCTGCAGTACGCGGCCACAGGGACCCATCGGGACATGGCGAAGAGGATCCGCGACGCCGGCGAAACCATGCTGGAGCAGCCGGAGATGTACCTGCCCCCCTGGAGCCCGGCGGAGTTCAGCGCCCGCTGGAACGAGGTGTACGGAAACAACCTGGGTGTGCTGTCCATGTTCTGCGTGCTGTACCCACACAGGGCGGGGGCCCTGGACCTGGCCAAGGACTACATGGAGAGGATGGCGGCTCAGCCTAGTTG GCTGGTTAAAGACGCGCCCTGGGACGAAGTGCCTCTGGCGCACTCTCTGGTCGGCTTCGCCACCGCTTACGACTTCCTGTACGAGTATTTGAACAAGGGCCAACAGGAGCGCTTCCTCCAGGTGATCGGCAACGCGTCGCGCCTCATGTACGAGAAGTCCTACGTCCGGGGCTGGGGGTTCCAGTACCTGCACAACCACCAGCCCACCAACTGCGTGGCGCTGCTCACCGGGAGTCTGGTTTACATGACCCAAG GTTACCTCCAGGAGGCCTACCTGTGGACCAAGCAGGTCCTGTCCATCATGGAGAAGTCCATGGTCCTGCTGCAGGATGTGACGGATGGCTCCCTGTACGAAGGGGTGGCCTATGGGACTTACACCACCCGCTCTCTGTTCCAGTACATGTTCCTGGTGCAGCGCCACTTCTCCATCAGCCACTTCGACCACCCGTGGCTGCTCAAACACTTTGCCTTCCTGTACAGGACTATCCTGCCAG GATTCCAGAGGACCGTGGCCATCGCAGATTCCAACTACAACTGGTTCTACGGGCCGGAGAGCCAGCTGGTCTTCTTGGATCGCTACGTGTTGCGTAACGGCAGTGGGAACTGGCTGGCAGACGTGATTCATCAGAACCGGGTGGTTGAGGGGCCGGGGCAGGCTGGAAAGGGCCAGCGATGGTGTACTCTCCACACAGAGTTCATCTG GTACGACCCAGAGCTGATTGCCAAGCCTCCGCCAGACTTTGGAACATCCCAACTGCACTACTTTGAGGACTGGGGCGTGGTGACGTACGGCAGCGCGCTGCCCGCCGACACCAACCGCACCTTTCTCTCCTTCAAGTCCGGGAAGCTGGGGGGACGTGCCATCTTCGACATCGTTCACCGGAACAAGTACAAAGAGTGGATCAAAGGGTGGAGGAACTTCAACGCCGGCCACGAGCACCCGGACCAGAACACCTTCACGTTCGCGCCCAACGGCGTCCCCTTCGTCACCGAGGCGCTCTACGGGCCCAAGTACACGCTGCTCAACAACGCGCTGCTGTTCAGCTCCGCTCTCCCGGGCAGCTGCTTCAAGCCGTGGGCTGGGCAGGTCACGGAAGCCTGCGATTCCAAGTGGCTGAAGTACAAGGCGGGCCTGGCGGCCGACGCCGAGGGCAGAGTCGAGGCTGCGATGGAGAGACAGGGAATGGTCTTCATCCGTGGCGAGGGACAATCTGCTTATAATCCGGAGCTGAGGATCAGGAACTTCCAGAGGAACCTGCTCCTTCTCCACCcgcagctgctgctcctggtGGACCACATCCACCTGCACCCAGACAGCCCGACCAGGGCCATGAGCGCCTTCTTTCACAACACGGAGCTCCCGTTCACGGGCACGAAGGTCGACGGCGTTCACGGAGCGTTTGCTTCACGCGGCGAGGACAGGTACAAGATGTTCTGGATGGACGACACAGGCTACAGCAGCAAAGCAGTGTTAGGTTATTGGAATTACCCCCGAGGGTACCCGTACAATGGCTCCAACTATGTGAACGTCACAATGCCGTTGAGGTACCCTCACACCAGGGTGGCCTACATTTTCGTCGGCCCCGGCGTGGAGGTGCAGAGCTTCAGCCTGCGCGGCGACGACCAGCGGGTGGATATTTACCTGGCCACCAAGGATCACATGTACACCATCTACCTGCTGACCGGGGAGCTCACCAGCAAGCCCCTGTTCGCCATGGTGCTGATGGACCACAAGAAGATCGTGTTCGAGAAGGGGGCGGGCGCGGAGGACAGCTCGCCCGCCGAGGTGGAGGAATACGTCAACGTGATGGAGGACAACCTGCAGCACGTCAAGCCCGTCTTCCAGCAAATGGAGAGACACATCCTGGGACGGGTCCTCAACACCGCCAACTTCCGCAAGACCGCGGAGCGCCTCCTCCAGTTCACCGACAAGAGGAAGACAGAGGAGGTGATCGAGAAGATGTTCGCCATGTCCAAGAAGCAGGGCAAGGGCACAGCGGGGAGGAAGGTGAACCTCGGGGAGACACTTTCCGAGAGTCTGCCGGACATTTTCGCCCAAATTGAGGTGAACGAGAAGAAGGCGCGGCAGAGGACTTCAAAGCGCACTTATGAGGACAGTCCAGAGGAGGGCGAGGGAGCCTTTGCGGAGTACGCGGACGGCCGCAAAAACAGAAAGGGGGCGTTTGTGAAGGGCCGTAGATTCAAGGAGGTCCACATGGTGGCCACGGCCGAGAGCGAGGGGctctccagcaccgcgtcctaCATcagactcttcctcctcctgaacACCGCCACCTTCTTTCTGCTGCTGGCCGTGTTACTGACTCGCTTCCAGAGAGGCCGAAGTTTGCACACGCAGAGGTGTTTCTACACCATCCTCCTGATCGACTGCTTCATCTTGCTCTACCTGTACTCctcctgctctcacacacagtgTTGA
- the dse gene encoding dermatan-sulfate epimerase isoform X2, with amino-acid sequence MYEKSYVRGWGFQYLHNHQPTNCVALLTGSLVYMTQGYLQEAYLWTKQVLSIMEKSMVLLQDVTDGSLYEGVAYGTYTTRSLFQYMFLVQRHFSISHFDHPWLLKHFAFLYRTILPGFQRTVAIADSNYNWFYGPESQLVFLDRYVLRNGSGNWLADVIHQNRVVEGPGQAGKGQRWCTLHTEFIWYDPELIAKPPPDFGTSQLHYFEDWGVVTYGSALPADTNRTFLSFKSGKLGGRAIFDIVHRNKYKEWIKGWRNFNAGHEHPDQNTFTFAPNGVPFVTEALYGPKYTLLNNALLFSSALPGSCFKPWAGQVTEACDSKWLKYKAGLAADAEGRVEAAMERQGMVFIRGEGQSAYNPELRIRNFQRNLLLLHPQLLLLVDHIHLHPDSPTRAMSAFFHNTELPFTGTKVDGVHGAFASRGEDRYKMFWMDDTGYSSKAVLGYWNYPRGYPYNGSNYVNVTMPLRYPHTRVAYIFVGPGVEVQSFSLRGDDQRVDIYLATKDHMYTIYLLTGELTSKPLFAMVLMDHKKIVFEKGAGAEDSSPAEVEEYVNVMEDNLQHVKPVFQQMERHILGRVLNTANFRKTAERLLQFTDKRKTEEVIEKMFAMSKKQGKGTAGRKVNLGETLSESLPDIFAQIEVNEKKARQRTSKRTYEDSPEEGEGAFAEYADGRKNRKGAFVKGRRFKEVHMVATAESEGLSSTASYIRLFLLLNTATFFLLLAVLLTRFQRGRSLHTQRCFYTILLIDCFILLYLYSSCSHTQC; translated from the exons ATGTACGAGAAGTCCTACGTCCGGGGCTGGGGGTTCCAGTACCTGCACAACCACCAGCCCACCAACTGCGTGGCGCTGCTCACCGGGAGTCTGGTTTACATGACCCAAG GTTACCTCCAGGAGGCCTACCTGTGGACCAAGCAGGTCCTGTCCATCATGGAGAAGTCCATGGTCCTGCTGCAGGATGTGACGGATGGCTCCCTGTACGAAGGGGTGGCCTATGGGACTTACACCACCCGCTCTCTGTTCCAGTACATGTTCCTGGTGCAGCGCCACTTCTCCATCAGCCACTTCGACCACCCGTGGCTGCTCAAACACTTTGCCTTCCTGTACAGGACTATCCTGCCAG GATTCCAGAGGACCGTGGCCATCGCAGATTCCAACTACAACTGGTTCTACGGGCCGGAGAGCCAGCTGGTCTTCTTGGATCGCTACGTGTTGCGTAACGGCAGTGGGAACTGGCTGGCAGACGTGATTCATCAGAACCGGGTGGTTGAGGGGCCGGGGCAGGCTGGAAAGGGCCAGCGATGGTGTACTCTCCACACAGAGTTCATCTG GTACGACCCAGAGCTGATTGCCAAGCCTCCGCCAGACTTTGGAACATCCCAACTGCACTACTTTGAGGACTGGGGCGTGGTGACGTACGGCAGCGCGCTGCCCGCCGACACCAACCGCACCTTTCTCTCCTTCAAGTCCGGGAAGCTGGGGGGACGTGCCATCTTCGACATCGTTCACCGGAACAAGTACAAAGAGTGGATCAAAGGGTGGAGGAACTTCAACGCCGGCCACGAGCACCCGGACCAGAACACCTTCACGTTCGCGCCCAACGGCGTCCCCTTCGTCACCGAGGCGCTCTACGGGCCCAAGTACACGCTGCTCAACAACGCGCTGCTGTTCAGCTCCGCTCTCCCGGGCAGCTGCTTCAAGCCGTGGGCTGGGCAGGTCACGGAAGCCTGCGATTCCAAGTGGCTGAAGTACAAGGCGGGCCTGGCGGCCGACGCCGAGGGCAGAGTCGAGGCTGCGATGGAGAGACAGGGAATGGTCTTCATCCGTGGCGAGGGACAATCTGCTTATAATCCGGAGCTGAGGATCAGGAACTTCCAGAGGAACCTGCTCCTTCTCCACCcgcagctgctgctcctggtGGACCACATCCACCTGCACCCAGACAGCCCGACCAGGGCCATGAGCGCCTTCTTTCACAACACGGAGCTCCCGTTCACGGGCACGAAGGTCGACGGCGTTCACGGAGCGTTTGCTTCACGCGGCGAGGACAGGTACAAGATGTTCTGGATGGACGACACAGGCTACAGCAGCAAAGCAGTGTTAGGTTATTGGAATTACCCCCGAGGGTACCCGTACAATGGCTCCAACTATGTGAACGTCACAATGCCGTTGAGGTACCCTCACACCAGGGTGGCCTACATTTTCGTCGGCCCCGGCGTGGAGGTGCAGAGCTTCAGCCTGCGCGGCGACGACCAGCGGGTGGATATTTACCTGGCCACCAAGGATCACATGTACACCATCTACCTGCTGACCGGGGAGCTCACCAGCAAGCCCCTGTTCGCCATGGTGCTGATGGACCACAAGAAGATCGTGTTCGAGAAGGGGGCGGGCGCGGAGGACAGCTCGCCCGCCGAGGTGGAGGAATACGTCAACGTGATGGAGGACAACCTGCAGCACGTCAAGCCCGTCTTCCAGCAAATGGAGAGACACATCCTGGGACGGGTCCTCAACACCGCCAACTTCCGCAAGACCGCGGAGCGCCTCCTCCAGTTCACCGACAAGAGGAAGACAGAGGAGGTGATCGAGAAGATGTTCGCCATGTCCAAGAAGCAGGGCAAGGGCACAGCGGGGAGGAAGGTGAACCTCGGGGAGACACTTTCCGAGAGTCTGCCGGACATTTTCGCCCAAATTGAGGTGAACGAGAAGAAGGCGCGGCAGAGGACTTCAAAGCGCACTTATGAGGACAGTCCAGAGGAGGGCGAGGGAGCCTTTGCGGAGTACGCGGACGGCCGCAAAAACAGAAAGGGGGCGTTTGTGAAGGGCCGTAGATTCAAGGAGGTCCACATGGTGGCCACGGCCGAGAGCGAGGGGctctccagcaccgcgtcctaCATcagactcttcctcctcctgaacACCGCCACCTTCTTTCTGCTGCTGGCCGTGTTACTGACTCGCTTCCAGAGAGGCCGAAGTTTGCACACGCAGAGGTGTTTCTACACCATCCTCCTGATCGACTGCTTCATCTTGCTCTACCTGTACTCctcctgctctcacacacagtgTTGA
- the ndufaf4 gene encoding NADH dehydrogenase [ubiquinone] 1 alpha subcomplex assembly factor 4, protein MSNMGARVARMFRNFNLESRVHREISKEKPRAAPRHEANLPAPDGSSEALETARSVSQKNDPLLSLLKSVYVESKDPAAEGSKDVAGGDEPERRPLRFSLPGGAFSPVELTDVPKGKLTIVEALRALSSHQRQPQTWTQGKIAQEYSLDLKDTKALLEFFIPFQVQIIPPKTEKAKQIKAS, encoded by the exons ATGTCCAACATGGGCGCACGGGTCGCGCGTATGTTCCGTAATTTCAACCTAGAAAGCCGAGTTCACCGAGAAATCTCAAAAGAAAAGCCCCGCGCGGCGCCGCGGCACGAGGCCAACCTGCCGGCCCCCGACGGGAGCTCTGAAG ctCTGGAGACCGCGAGGTCAGTCAGCCAGAAGAACGACCCGCTGCTGAGCCTCCTGAAGTCCGTGTATGTGGAGTCGAAAGATCCGGCTGCAGAG GGCTCAAAGGACGTGGCCGGGGGCGACGAGCCGGAGCGGCGGCCGCTGAGGTTCAGCTTACCGGGGGGAGCCTTCAGCCCCGTGGAGCTCACCGATGTTCCCAAAGGCAAACTGACCATCGTCGAGGCTCTGAGGGCCCTGAGCAGTCACCAGCGCCAGCCTCAGACATGGACGCAGGGAAAGATCGCTCAGGAATATTCTCTGGACCTGAAGGATACCAAAGCTCTTCTAGAGTTCTTCATTCCTTTCCAGGTCCAGATTATACCACCCAAGACGGAAAAGGCCAAGCAGATTAAGGCTTCATAG
- the LOC134107851 gene encoding nucleolin-like, producing the protein MECPTQHWPLADDHGVLPNSSDEVSELDIYAMVEVEFLPQAFSGDNKEEEEDEEEDEEEEDDDESNGWSDGGMDWEEEEEEEDDDESNGWSDGGIDWEEEEEDHEEDPLTQTWPPQSFMTELRRVLSHPLPSDVERPASVGKLFPRAFSDEEDDEDHEDDPLTQTWPPQSFMTELRGTFGFCG; encoded by the exons ATGGAGTGTCCCACACAACACTGGCCCCTCGCCGATGACCACGGCGTTCTCCCCAACTCCTCGGATGAGGTAAGTGAGCTTGACATTTATGCTATGGTTGAAGTTGAGTTTCTTCCCCAGGCCTTTTCAGGTGacaacaaagaggaggaagaggatgaagaggaggatgaagaggaggaggatgatgacgagTCCAACGGATGGAGCGACGGAGGGATGgactgggaggaagaggaggaggaggaagatgatgacgagTCCAACGGATGGAGCGACGGAGGGATAgactgggaggaagaggaggaagaccatGAAGAGGACCCTCTCACTCAGACGTGGCCACCTCAGAGCTTCATGACGGAGTTGCGCCGAGTGCTgtctcaccccctcccctctgatgTGGAACGTCCTGCTTCTGTGGGTAAGTTGTTTCCCAGGGCCTTTTCTGACGAGGAAGATGACGAAGACCATGAAGATGACCCTCTCACTCAGACGTGGCCACCTCAGAGCTTCATGACGGAGTTGC gTGGAACGTTCGGATTCTGTGGGTAA